From the genome of Candidatus Nezhaarchaeota archaeon:
TAGAAGTAGATCTTTTCTCATAAAAAACAAAGCCGAGAAATGGCTTTTGCTTCGTAAGTGTTGCGCTAAGTTAATCGCTTTGTGACAATAAATTTATAAATTTTATTTTAAACGAATCTTATGGAAAAGATCGTGATCGAGAACCTCACAGTTAGCTATGGAAAGTTCATTGCTGTTAAAAATTTGAATATGAAAGTCAAATCTGGAGAGATCCTTGGACTTCTTGGTCCAAATGGATCAGGAAAGACTACTACGATCAAAGCAATTCTCGGATTTGTCCCTTATGTTGGAAAGGTTTTAGTAAATGCTGAAAAAATAGGCTGGATGCCTCAA
Proteins encoded in this window:
- a CDS encoding ABC transporter ATP-binding protein, which gives rise to MEKIVIENLTVSYGKFIAVKNLNMKVKSGEILGLLGPNGSGKTTTIKAILGFVPYVGKVLVNAEKIGWMPQNAPLYLNLTVEENLRFFAEAYGVKNIEEKIEDLLKLIELQKFRDRLVKNLSGGMKQRCAFACAM